One part of the Dyadobacter sp. 676 genome encodes these proteins:
- a CDS encoding PAS domain S-box protein: protein MNLAQVTSFALRTQTGNTALDAARLLDLLPVGVCVCDADGLIQSCNEKACQIWGLSRVPVAQRFCGAYKIFDPYGNFLPHDASPVAQCLASRSPVENVDLIFERPDSTASYVRVTAMPVKDDADKLIAVINCFTEVGDLKLTEWHLIKQAHTIEDYIENAAIALHWVDQKGIIKWANQAELDMLGYDRDEYIGHHISEFHLHNHKIEDIMRRLDANETLHQYESELICKDGSIRNVKITSNVFREDGKFVHSRCFTIDVTESQKVYTALQESEHRYRQLIDGLPTAVYTCDSRGYIDMYNRAAVDLWGREPQLNTDLWCGSWKIYTPEGSPLPLDECPMAICLTEAREVYGEQIVIERPDGTRRHVLPYPKPLFDSKGNLTGALNMLVDITRLKMAEQAVRESEERFRTVANTAPVLIWMGNTVKDRFFFNDSWTAYTGKTEAELTGRAWMRYIHPDDLPYLSEVCDRSFADRTEYDIRYRLLRRDGEYRWVHSHGIPRFGPHGDFVGYIGTIVDIHEQKIRKQELKKYVLERTMELSVANEQLEKSNRELEQFAYIASHDLQEPLRKIRTFGRLLAQRYQHKIDPNGLHLIERMESAADRMATLIDDVLGHSRITGSAAKEPVDVAREVRIVLMDMDTLIKDKQADIRIGELYTVHGYATQIRQLFQNLVGNALKFCKTDRRPVITISSKLVTGGESTFKVREKEVDRLFQLIEVTDNGIGFEQKYSEKIFQIFQRLHGRGQYSGSGIGLSVVAKVAYIHEGYVRALGKPDQGATFQVLLPVYEPASENSRNSSRS from the coding sequence ATGAATCTTGCACAAGTAACCAGTTTTGCCCTGCGCACACAAACAGGTAATACAGCACTGGACGCAGCCCGCTTACTTGATCTTTTGCCGGTTGGCGTCTGTGTCTGTGATGCCGACGGCTTGATACAGTCTTGTAATGAAAAGGCCTGTCAAATCTGGGGCCTGAGTCGGGTTCCCGTTGCTCAGCGGTTTTGCGGGGCATATAAGATCTTTGATCCGTATGGTAATTTTTTGCCACACGATGCTTCACCTGTTGCCCAATGCCTGGCTTCCCGGAGTCCGGTTGAAAATGTCGACCTGATTTTCGAAAGGCCAGACTCGACGGCAAGCTACGTCCGGGTGACGGCAATGCCTGTTAAAGATGATGCGGATAAACTCATTGCAGTTATCAACTGCTTTACCGAGGTAGGCGACTTGAAGCTTACCGAATGGCACCTGATAAAACAAGCTCATACAATTGAGGACTATATCGAAAACGCGGCCATCGCACTTCACTGGGTAGATCAGAAAGGCATCATAAAATGGGCCAACCAGGCTGAGCTGGACATGCTCGGGTATGACAGAGATGAATACATCGGACATCATATTTCAGAGTTTCACCTTCACAACCACAAGATCGAGGACATTATGCGGCGTTTGGACGCTAACGAGACGCTCCACCAATACGAATCCGAGCTGATTTGCAAGGATGGCTCCATCCGCAATGTAAAAATTACATCCAATGTATTCCGGGAGGACGGCAAGTTTGTCCACAGCCGGTGTTTTACGATCGACGTAACAGAGTCCCAGAAAGTATATACGGCCTTACAGGAAAGTGAGCACCGGTACCGCCAGCTTATCGACGGCCTGCCGACGGCTGTTTACACCTGCGACAGCCGCGGATATATCGACATGTATAATCGGGCGGCGGTCGATCTTTGGGGAAGGGAGCCTCAGCTAAATACCGATCTTTGGTGCGGCTCCTGGAAAATATATACACCTGAAGGCTCGCCGTTGCCGCTGGATGAGTGTCCCATGGCGATATGCTTGACGGAAGCGCGGGAGGTTTATGGCGAGCAGATCGTCATCGAAAGGCCCGACGGTACCCGGCGACATGTACTTCCGTATCCAAAACCTTTATTCGACTCCAAGGGCAACCTGACAGGCGCCCTCAACATGCTAGTGGATATAACCCGGCTTAAAATGGCTGAACAGGCCGTCCGGGAAAGCGAAGAACGGTTTCGAACCGTGGCAAACACTGCCCCGGTGCTGATTTGGATGGGCAATACGGTTAAAGACCGGTTCTTTTTCAATGATTCCTGGACGGCTTATACAGGTAAAACCGAAGCCGAGCTGACAGGTCGGGCCTGGATGCGCTATATACACCCCGATGACTTGCCCTATCTCAGCGAAGTATGCGACAGGAGCTTTGCAGACAGAACCGAGTATGATATAAGGTATAGGCTGTTGAGGCGGGACGGTGAGTACCGGTGGGTGCATTCGCACGGCATCCCGAGATTTGGTCCCCATGGGGATTTTGTGGGATATATCGGCACGATTGTCGACATACACGAGCAAAAAATCCGAAAGCAGGAGCTGAAAAAATATGTGCTGGAAAGGACAATGGAGCTCAGTGTGGCCAACGAACAGCTGGAAAAATCCAACAGGGAACTGGAACAATTCGCTTATATCGCCAGTCACGACTTGCAAGAGCCGTTAAGAAAGATAAGGACATTCGGCCGTCTGCTGGCACAAAGATACCAGCACAAAATTGATCCAAATGGCCTGCACCTGATAGAAAGAATGGAATCCGCTGCCGACAGGATGGCCACCTTGATCGACGATGTTCTGGGGCATTCGAGGATAACCGGGTCTGCCGCCAAAGAACCGGTGGATGTGGCCCGGGAAGTAAGGATCGTTTTAATGGATATGGACACTTTGATAAAAGACAAGCAGGCCGATATCCGGATCGGAGAACTTTACACTGTTCATGGCTATGCTACCCAGATCAGGCAACTTTTTCAAAATCTTGTAGGCAACGCGCTCAAATTTTGCAAAACGGACCGCCGGCCGGTCATCACCATTTCTTCGAAATTGGTTACGGGCGGCGAATCCACCTTTAAGGTTCGGGAAAAGGAAGTCGATCGTCTTTTCCAGCTCATTGAAGTGACTGATAACGGCATCGGCTTTGAGCAAAAGTACTCCGAAAAAATCTTCCAGATTTTCCAGCGGCTGCATGGAAGAGGGCAGTACAGCGGCTCAGGCATCGGCTTGTCTGTTGTGGCAAAAGTCGCATATATTCACGAAGGGTACGTAAGGGCACTGGGAAAGCCGGATCAGGGCGCTACGTTCCAGGTATTACTACCGGTTTATGAGCCGGCTTCGGAGAACAGCCGGAATTCCTCCCGATCGTAA
- a CDS encoding phosphatidylinositol-specific phospholipase C1-like protein produces MKALPILLLACCVPVFAQTDENLKINKTQVIGSHNSYKQAIDPLLFKEFLKKDSTSARSLDYEHIPVTAQLDLGLRNLEIDVYPDEKGGKYANPKGLEMVAGQKPYDPQGKMKQPGFKVLHVPGFDFRSHYFTLTDCLDDLKAWSEAHPDHTPVYITLEVKGKVATVGNTEGITAKDFDDLDKILLEHLGKAHILLPDVIKGKYETLESAVLHDNWPTLKEARGKFVFVLDDSGSKRDMYIAGHPSLRGRTMFANALPGTPEAAFLIRNNAKAAEIPDLVRKGYLIRTRADSDTREARRNDRTTFEAACKSGAQIITTDYYQKSTHFESDYSVSFEGNTYFRKNPLF; encoded by the coding sequence ATGAAAGCGCTACCAATTCTGTTGCTCGCCTGCTGTGTTCCTGTTTTTGCCCAAACGGATGAAAATCTAAAGATCAATAAAACACAGGTAATCGGTTCTCATAACAGCTATAAACAAGCCATAGACCCGTTGTTATTCAAGGAGTTTTTGAAAAAAGATTCCACTTCCGCACGCTCGCTCGACTATGAGCACATCCCGGTTACAGCGCAGCTGGACCTCGGTTTACGCAACCTGGAAATCGATGTGTATCCCGACGAGAAGGGTGGAAAATACGCTAACCCGAAAGGACTGGAAATGGTCGCAGGCCAGAAACCCTATGATCCGCAGGGTAAAATGAAACAGCCGGGTTTCAAGGTACTGCATGTACCTGGCTTCGATTTCCGGAGCCACTATTTCACCTTAACCGATTGCCTCGACGACCTGAAAGCCTGGTCGGAGGCGCATCCCGACCATACGCCGGTTTATATTACCCTTGAAGTAAAGGGAAAGGTTGCCACTGTCGGCAATACCGAAGGCATTACCGCCAAAGATTTTGACGACCTCGATAAAATACTCCTTGAACACCTGGGCAAAGCGCATATTCTCCTGCCCGACGTGATAAAGGGCAAATACGAAACCCTGGAAAGTGCGGTGCTGCACGATAACTGGCCGACATTAAAGGAAGCAAGGGGGAAGTTTGTCTTTGTACTGGACGATTCGGGCAGTAAGCGGGACATGTACATCGCCGGGCACCCGTCACTGCGCGGCAGGACAATGTTTGCGAACGCCTTACCTGGCACGCCGGAAGCCGCTTTTCTGATCCGAAATAATGCCAAAGCCGCTGAAATACCGGATTTGGTAAGAAAAGGCTACCTCATCCGCACCCGGGCCGACTCCGATACCCGCGAAGCGAGAAGGAATGACAGAACTACATTCGAGGCGGCATGCAAATCGGGCGCGCAGATCATCACGACGGACTACTACCAGAAAAGCACCCATTTCGAATCTGATTATTCGGTTAGCTTCGAGGGCAACACCTATTTCAGGAAAAACCCGCTGTTTTAA
- a CDS encoding TonB-dependent receptor: MRSKLRLSKLVCLSACLPWAVLNTYTAQAFPASINTGLSFQAENSLLNAASVAQSVSGSVTDEAGAPLPGATVVVKGTTRGTSTNAEGKFVIDADADAVLVVSFVGYATKQIPVNGQSSIAIQLGQDLSQLNEVVVVGYGTQKRSDITGAISSISSESFNRGVVTNPGELLQGKLAGVSIAANSGEPGAAQDIIIRGIGSLRSGTQPLYVVDGFLLDNSNTGVPTNPLNFINPNDIESIDVLKDASATAVYGSRASNGVVVITTKKGKGRPQLTLSASTAISSMANKIDVFDANAFRREVVATGGTLQDFGANTNWQDELTQTGVSNTLNLSMSGANSENFSYFTSAGYQDQEGILKNSRLKRYSGKLNLNQKAFNGRVNVDYNLTASRTENLRPDITSTMSDMLNLNPTIPPYTNGAPTLLNTNALNPLARYNLFSDKAINHRILANISPSIEILDGLTYKLNFGVDYSTTTRNQQYKPFPAVVNESDVSNGFLDNAISGNTNQLVENTLTYNWFRNDHNVTLLAGHSYQKFLDETRITTYRGFANNNIDPIYQDHTSTTALPTAVNSEALKNELQSFFGRVNYIYADKYMFTGTFRADGSSKFGQNNKYGYFPSFAAGWNISKEAFMNNTVFNNLKLRASWGQTGNQEIPSKITKASYLEQRLQTGTGSVSTYPIDTDATSLQGYPYGIIFTRLANPNLKWEVSTQIDLGIDFAFFKSRLTGTLDYFNKKSSNILLEVVPADPVQPTSTYWTNIPDMKIRNNGVELTLNYGSDTKRDFSYNIGGNLTYIQNKVKKSPYAVLATGAAQGSGQSGATINGYINDYPLGAFYMYQFDGINPDNGQNAFRDTNGDGVILDNDRVVVGSAIPKIIYGYNLNFKYKAFNLGLNFNGVAGNKVFNHTTMTLFSRAQLAKSNNTTDFAIQYPNEALSNANVVSTRYLENGSFMRLNNATLTYNLNFAGTRLTNFIQRASLTLTGQNLFVISSYSGFDPEVNTGSASGGIQTFGIDRFTYPRARTFLLGLNVTF, from the coding sequence ATGCGTTCAAAATTACGTCTTTCAAAGCTCGTATGTCTTTCCGCATGTTTGCCCTGGGCTGTACTTAATACGTACACGGCCCAGGCATTCCCTGCGAGTATCAATACGGGGCTTTCGTTTCAGGCAGAAAATTCTCTTTTAAATGCCGCGTCTGTTGCACAGTCCGTCTCGGGCTCGGTTACTGACGAAGCCGGGGCGCCGCTGCCAGGTGCGACGGTTGTTGTTAAAGGAACTACAAGGGGCACATCGACGAATGCCGAAGGGAAATTTGTTATAGATGCCGATGCTGACGCCGTTCTTGTAGTTTCTTTTGTCGGGTATGCCACCAAACAAATTCCCGTAAACGGGCAATCGTCGATCGCTATCCAGTTAGGCCAGGATCTTTCGCAATTAAATGAGGTGGTGGTAGTCGGCTACGGCACACAGAAACGATCGGACATTACCGGCGCTATTTCTTCCATCAGCAGCGAAAGCTTTAACAGGGGCGTTGTCACGAATCCCGGCGAATTACTGCAGGGTAAATTGGCCGGGGTTTCCATCGCTGCGAATAGCGGTGAACCCGGAGCTGCGCAAGACATCATTATCCGGGGTATCGGCAGCTTGCGCTCCGGAACGCAGCCGTTGTATGTGGTCGACGGATTTTTGCTGGACAATTCCAACACCGGCGTTCCTACCAATCCGCTTAACTTCATTAACCCCAATGATATCGAGAGTATCGACGTGCTGAAAGACGCGAGTGCGACGGCTGTATACGGATCCCGGGCATCTAACGGGGTTGTGGTAATTACCACCAAAAAAGGTAAGGGAAGACCACAGCTGACTTTGTCGGCCTCCACGGCGATATCGTCCATGGCTAATAAAATCGACGTTTTCGATGCCAATGCTTTTCGCAGAGAGGTGGTGGCTACCGGCGGAACGTTGCAGGATTTCGGAGCAAATACGAATTGGCAGGACGAACTGACGCAAACAGGCGTATCCAACACGCTTAACCTGTCGATGAGCGGGGCCAACAGCGAAAATTTCTCCTATTTCACTTCCGCAGGTTATCAGGACCAGGAGGGTATCTTGAAAAACAGCAGGCTGAAACGCTATTCGGGAAAATTAAATTTGAACCAGAAGGCATTCAACGGCCGGGTCAATGTCGATTATAACCTGACAGCCTCCCGTACTGAAAATTTACGCCCGGATATCACTTCTACCATGAGCGACATGCTGAATTTGAATCCGACGATTCCCCCTTACACCAACGGTGCGCCCACCTTATTGAACACAAATGCATTAAACCCGCTTGCCCGGTATAATTTGTTCAGCGATAAGGCTATTAATCACCGGATTCTGGCAAATATTTCCCCATCAATAGAAATCCTGGATGGCCTTACCTATAAATTGAATTTCGGTGTCGACTATTCTACCACAACCAGAAATCAACAGTACAAGCCTTTTCCCGCGGTTGTGAATGAGTCCGACGTTTCTAATGGTTTCCTGGACAATGCGATAAGCGGAAACACCAATCAACTTGTGGAGAATACGCTGACGTATAACTGGTTCCGTAACGATCATAATGTTACACTTCTGGCCGGCCATTCCTACCAAAAGTTTTTGGATGAGACCAGAATAACTACCTACCGCGGCTTTGCAAATAACAATATCGACCCGATTTATCAGGACCACACAAGTACAACTGCATTGCCTACGGCGGTGAATTCGGAAGCGTTGAAAAACGAATTGCAATCTTTCTTCGGAAGGGTCAATTATATTTATGCCGATAAATACATGTTCACCGGTACGTTTCGCGCCGACGGATCTTCCAAGTTCGGGCAGAATAACAAATACGGCTATTTCCCTTCGTTCGCCGCTGGATGGAACATCTCCAAGGAAGCATTCATGAACAATACGGTTTTCAACAACCTCAAATTGCGGGCGAGCTGGGGACAGACTGGCAATCAGGAAATTCCGTCCAAGATTACCAAAGCGAGCTATCTGGAGCAGCGCTTGCAAACGGGTACAGGAAGCGTAAGTACTTATCCCATCGATACTGATGCTACTTCCCTGCAAGGCTATCCGTACGGGATTATCTTCACGAGATTGGCAAACCCTAACCTGAAATGGGAGGTATCCACGCAGATAGATTTAGGTATCGATTTCGCATTTTTCAAATCCAGGTTGACCGGTACGCTGGATTATTTCAATAAGAAATCTTCCAACATCCTTCTCGAAGTTGTGCCGGCCGATCCTGTTCAGCCTACTTCGACGTATTGGACCAATATCCCGGATATGAAAATCCGGAACAATGGTGTGGAACTGACATTGAACTATGGCAGCGATACGAAGCGCGACTTCTCATACAATATCGGAGGTAACCTCACCTACATACAGAATAAGGTTAAGAAGTCGCCTTACGCAGTTTTGGCGACCGGGGCGGCACAAGGTTCCGGCCAATCGGGGGCGACTATCAACGGCTATATTAATGATTATCCGCTGGGTGCATTCTATATGTACCAGTTCGATGGAATTAATCCGGACAATGGTCAAAATGCATTCAGGGATACCAATGGAGACGGGGTGATATTGGACAACGACCGTGTTGTAGTCGGCAGCGCAATTCCTAAAATCATATACGGATATAACCTTAATTTCAAATACAAGGCTTTTAATCTGGGCCTGAATTTTAATGGTGTAGCCGGCAATAAGGTTTTCAACCACACGACCATGACCTTGTTCAGCAGGGCACAATTGGCCAAATCCAACAATACTACCGATTTTGCCATTCAATACCCCAACGAGGCGTTGAGCAATGCCAACGTCGTGTCGACCCGATATCTGGAAAACGGTTCATTTATGAGGTTGAACAATGCCACGCTGACTTACAATCTGAATTTTGCAGGAACCAGGCTAACGAATTTCATTCAACGAGCCAGTCTTACCTTAACCGGGCAGAATTTGTTTGTCATAAGCAGCTATTCAGGCTTTGACCCGGAAGTCAATACAGGGTCGGCTTCCGGCGGAATTCAGACATTCGGAATCGACCGCTTTACCTATCCGAGAGCGAGGACTTTTCTGCTTGGGCTTAATGTGACATTTTAA
- a CDS encoding RagB/SusD family nutrient uptake outer membrane protein, whose amino-acid sequence MKNIGLYRALTVIAFLTAFIGCTSLDEEILDESLTGTGQAELVSGSIAPVYGLLRSGVWLHTNNFGLQEVASDEGILPYRGGTDWYDGGKFIAVHQHLMTPSNALVGDTWTQITLTLSRAVIAAERLNEAAKTGNANAQAGYYEMVAMKAYLNMLALDNWGLVFKKELSSDVSQILRGQEAIGYIESELLSVVDLIRKDNDPGRLNQNAVKALLARLYLNAAVYRNPYGTPEFKKEDMDKVIKYTNEIIAGPYTLSAEYFDLFSDDNHTNKEIIFALDQRGVLETDHQRWAYWSISGDQIPRPEFPNTRGTDAVAATPDFYQTWVDAYGNTDPADADARFFKRNTIVPENLKDLTGVTPLNDEEHYYCVEATQFEMDRGILRGIIWGPRKDGSGNILRCDDGKVRIYPVINRRTSGANLTYVNHTRNVDFTGPGSLHNTGYRFSKYQFSHTGNNCCSYSSVDLVLIRLGEIYLMRAEAKLRNGDNAGALADINTLRTSRNARPAQTPKALTRIDLDVLFRESGFELYWEGFRRNYQIRFGKYEGNWTEKTDNNVSKRLFPIPQRAIDGASGEEGFLVQNQGY is encoded by the coding sequence ATGAAAAATATAGGACTTTATAGAGCGCTGACGGTCATTGCATTTCTAACGGCTTTTATCGGTTGTACCAGCCTGGATGAGGAAATTCTCGACGAATCCCTCACGGGAACCGGCCAGGCAGAACTTGTAAGTGGCTCCATCGCCCCGGTATATGGTCTTCTCCGCTCCGGTGTATGGCTGCATACAAACAATTTCGGACTTCAGGAAGTAGCTTCCGACGAAGGTATCCTTCCTTATCGCGGCGGCACCGACTGGTACGATGGAGGCAAGTTCATCGCGGTCCACCAGCATTTGATGACCCCAAGTAATGCCCTCGTAGGCGATACCTGGACGCAAATTACCCTTACCTTGTCGAGGGCCGTCATCGCTGCCGAAAGATTGAACGAAGCAGCTAAAACCGGTAACGCGAATGCGCAGGCAGGTTACTACGAAATGGTTGCCATGAAGGCATACCTCAATATGCTGGCACTGGACAACTGGGGCCTGGTTTTCAAAAAAGAACTTTCGAGCGACGTATCTCAAATCCTGCGGGGACAGGAAGCAATCGGTTATATCGAAAGCGAGCTTTTATCGGTGGTTGATCTGATCCGTAAAGACAATGACCCGGGCCGGTTAAACCAAAATGCGGTGAAAGCTTTGTTGGCGCGTTTGTATTTGAATGCCGCTGTCTATCGCAATCCGTACGGCACGCCTGAATTCAAAAAGGAGGATATGGATAAGGTGATTAAATACACCAACGAGATCATTGCCGGACCGTATACCCTGTCCGCCGAATACTTCGATTTGTTCAGCGACGATAACCATACCAATAAGGAGATTATTTTTGCGCTTGATCAACGGGGGGTATTGGAAACCGATCACCAGCGATGGGCGTATTGGTCGATATCCGGTGACCAGATACCAAGACCGGAATTCCCGAATACGCGTGGAACGGATGCGGTAGCAGCAACTCCGGATTTCTATCAAACCTGGGTGGATGCCTATGGTAATACCGATCCAGCCGATGCCGATGCTCGTTTCTTCAAAAGAAATACAATCGTACCCGAGAACCTGAAAGACCTTACAGGAGTTACTCCGCTGAATGATGAGGAGCATTACTATTGCGTGGAAGCCACGCAGTTCGAAATGGACCGGGGAATCCTCCGGGGAATTATCTGGGGCCCCAGAAAAGACGGAAGCGGGAATATTTTAAGATGCGACGACGGCAAGGTAAGGATATATCCGGTGATTAACAGGAGAACCAGCGGAGCTAATTTGACTTATGTAAACCACACGCGCAACGTCGACTTTACAGGCCCGGGCAGCCTGCATAACACGGGCTACCGGTTTTCAAAGTATCAGTTTAGTCATACCGGTAACAATTGCTGCAGTTACAGCAGTGTCGACCTGGTACTGATTAGGCTTGGAGAGATCTACCTGATGCGTGCCGAAGCGAAGCTAAGAAACGGCGACAATGCAGGGGCTTTGGCCGATATCAATACATTGAGAACTTCGAGAAATGCCCGACCAGCCCAGACTCCGAAAGCGCTGACCAGAATTGACCTTGACGTCTTATTCCGTGAATCCGGATTTGAGCTGTATTGGGAAGGGTTCAGAAGAAATTATCAGATCCGGTTTGGAAAATATGAGGGCAACTGGACGGAAAAAACGGACAATAATGTCAGCAAACGACTGTTCCCAATACCTCAGAGAGCGATCGACGGAGCTTCCGGCGAGGAAGGATTCCTGGTGCAAAATCAGGGATATTAA
- a CDS encoding urea transporter, protein MEILEKRLPFISEMLKGVGQIILQDNAWTGLLFLAGIFCNDYKMGAAGQLVRPSDSKVDKEAKRILSYILPTARCSGNVEPLQVRIPGSTLYPGDSGPILLNSFSVYYQSNSFFVTIRLLV, encoded by the coding sequence ATGGAAATTTTAGAAAAAAGGCTTCCATTTATTTCAGAAATGCTGAAAGGAGTAGGGCAGATCATACTGCAAGACAATGCGTGGACCGGTCTGCTGTTTCTGGCCGGGATATTTTGCAACGACTACAAAATGGGTGCCGCCGGCCAACTGGTGAGACCTTCGGATAGCAAAGTTGACAAAGAAGCAAAACGCATTTTGTCCTACATTCTGCCGACTGCAAGATGTAGCGGAAATGTGGAGCCACTACAAGTTAGGATTCCGGGTAGCACACTATATCCAGGCGATTCAGGGCCGATCTTGTTGAACTCGTTTTCGGTTTACTACCAAAGCAACAGTTTCTTTGTAACAATTCGATTACTGGTTTGA